The following coding sequences lie in one Chelonia mydas isolate rCheMyd1 chromosome 6, rCheMyd1.pri.v2, whole genome shotgun sequence genomic window:
- the LOC119566288 gene encoding uncharacterized protein LOC119566288 isoform X2, translating into MEIRGTAVLLGKAEGRPGEREILVGCGRRALGARAYFRCDGGSSCRHFRKPLPQSSLVPRVAPSGRRGGARPPAPLLMATEGRPRAGRGIAGCRCSDGERMWDLASMRPPRGEQSPQL; encoded by the exons ATGGAGATCCGCGGAACGGCCGTGTTGCTGGGCAAGGCAGAAGGAAGACCGGGTGAGAGGGAGATTCTGGTTGGCTGTGGGCGAAGGGCACTAGGAGCAAG GGCTTACTTCCGGTGCGATGGCGGCTCCTCCTGTCGTCACTTCCGGAAGCCCCTGCCTCAGAGCTCTTTAGTCCCTCGTGTGGCCCCGTCGGGCcggcggggcggggccaggccgcCTGCGCCGTTGCTTATGGCAACAGAGGGACGCCCGAGAGCAGGGCGGGGTATCGCGGGATGTCGGTGCAGCGACGGCGAGCGG ATGTGGGATCTGGCATCCATGCGGCCCCCTAGGGGCGAGCAGAGCCCCCAACTCTGA